The Humulus lupulus chromosome 4, drHumLupu1.1, whole genome shotgun sequence genome has a window encoding:
- the LOC133829003 gene encoding uncharacterized protein LOC133829003 produces MQIYKFLAGLNVDFGEVRGRIIGRQTLPPIGEVFSEVRREESRRSDMLGKKALGSTIEGSSLDVGGSYSKNNSYPPKSDEKPRVCCDFLNKHRHTHETCWRIHGKPANWKRKVERSNCTLVPNEAETNSFTKEQLNHLHALLKSNSNSYGIIPSTASIAQSGPEFGEDDWQC; encoded by the exons ATGCAAATTTACAAATTCTTGGCTGGTCTCAATGTGGATTTTGGTGAGGTAAGGGGGAGAATTATTGGAAGGCAGACCTTGCCTCCAATTGGTGAAGTATTCTCAGAGGTCAGGAGGGAGGAGAGTCGACGGAGTGATATGCTTGGAAAGAAGGCACTTGGGTCTACTATTGAAGGCTCATCACTAGATGTTGGAGGAAGTTACAGCAAGAACAATTCATATCCTCCTAAATCTGATGAAAAACCACGAGTTTGTTGTGATTTCTTAAACAAGCATCGCCATACTCATGAAACTTGTTGGAGGATTCATGGAAAACCTGCAAATTGGAAGAGAAAAGTTGAGAGATCAAATTGTACACTTGTTCCCAATGAAGCCGAGACCAATTCTTTCACCAAGGAGCAACTCAATCATCTTCATGCATTGCTGAAATCCAATTCGAACTCTTATGGTATTATTCCATCTACTGCTTCTATTGCACAATCAG GACCAGAGTTCGGGGAAGACGATTGGCAGTGCTAA